The proteins below come from a single Mus musculus strain C57BL/6J chromosome 5, GRCm38.p6 C57BL/6J genomic window:
- the Prkag2 gene encoding 5'-AMP-activated protein kinase subunit gamma-2 isoform 3 (isoform 3 is encoded by transcript variant 3) has protein sequence MLEKLEFQEEEDSESGVYMRFMRSHKCYDIVPTSSKLVVFDTTLQVKKAFFALVANGVRAAPLWESKKQSFVGMLTITDFINILHRYYKSPMVQIYELEEHKIETWRELYLQETFKPLVNISPDASLFDAVYSLIKNKIHRLPVIDPISGNALYILTHKRILKFLQLFMSDMPKPAFMKQNLDELGIGTYHNIAFIHPDTPIIKALNIFVERRISALPVVDESGKVVDIYSKFDVINLAAEKTYNNLDITVTQALQHRSQYFEGVVKCSKLETLETIVDRIVRAEVHRLVVVNEADSIVGIISLSDILQALILTPAGAKQKETETE, from the exons TCATGAGGTCACACAAGTGTTATGACATCGTTCCAACCAGTTCAAAGCTTGTTGTCTTCGACACTACGTTGCAA gtcAAAAAGGCCTTCTTTGCCTTGGTAGCCAACGGAGTCCGTGCAGCGCCGCTGTGGGAAAGTAAAAAGCAGAGCTTTGTAG GAATGCTCACGATTACAGATTTCATAAATATCCTACACAGATACTATAAATCACCCATG GTACAGATTTATGAATTGGAAGAACATAAGATTGAAACGTGGAGGG AGTTGTACTTACAAGAAACCTTCAAGCCTTTGGTGAACATCTCTCCAGATGCGAG CCTCTTCGATGCTGTATACTCGTTGatcaaaaataaaatccacaGATTGCCAGTTATTGACCCTATCAGTGGGAACGCACTTTATATACTTACCCACAAAAGAATCCTCAAGTTCCTCCAGCTTTTT ATGTCTGACATGCCAAAGCCTGCCTTCATGAAGCAGAACCTGGATGAGCTTGGAATCGGAACGTACCACAATATTGCCTTCATTCACCCAGACACTCCCATCATCAAAGCCTTGAACATCTTCGTGGAGAGACGGATATCCGCATTGCCTGTGGTGGATGAGTCAG gaAAAGTTGTAGATATTTATTCCAAGTTTGATGTAATT AATCTTGCTGCTGAGAAAACGTACAATAACTTGGACATCACAGTGACCCAGGCCCTGCAGCACCGCTCGCAGTATTTTGAGGGTGTGGTGAAGTGCAGTAAGCTGGAAACACTGGAGACCATCGTGGACAGGATAGTGAGAGCCGAG GTCCATCGGCTGGTTGTAGTGAATGAAGCAGATAGCATTGTGGGTATTATCTCCCTGTCAGACATCCTGCAAGCCCTGATCCTCACACcagcag GTGCCaaacagaaggagacagagactgaATGA
- the Prkag2 gene encoding 5'-AMP-activated protein kinase subunit gamma-2 isoform X6, with translation MLQGRKTTAEDSESGVYMRFMRSHKCYDIVPTSSKLVVFDTTLQVKKAFFALVANGVRAAPLWESKKQSFVGMLTITDFINILHRYYKSPMVQIYELEEHKIETWRELYLQETFKPLVNISPDASLFDAVYSLIKNKIHRLPVIDPISGNALYILTHKRILKFLQLFMSDMPKPAFMKQNLDELGIGTYHNIAFIHPDTPIIKALNIFVERRISALPVVDESGKVVDIYSKFDVINLAAEKTYNNLDITVTQALQHRSQYFEGVVKCSKLETLETIVDRIVRAEVHRLVVVNEADSIVGIISLSDILQALILTPAGAKQKETETE, from the exons TCATGAGGTCACACAAGTGTTATGACATCGTTCCAACCAGTTCAAAGCTTGTTGTCTTCGACACTACGTTGCAA gtcAAAAAGGCCTTCTTTGCCTTGGTAGCCAACGGAGTCCGTGCAGCGCCGCTGTGGGAAAGTAAAAAGCAGAGCTTTGTAG GAATGCTCACGATTACAGATTTCATAAATATCCTACACAGATACTATAAATCACCCATG GTACAGATTTATGAATTGGAAGAACATAAGATTGAAACGTGGAGGG AGTTGTACTTACAAGAAACCTTCAAGCCTTTGGTGAACATCTCTCCAGATGCGAG CCTCTTCGATGCTGTATACTCGTTGatcaaaaataaaatccacaGATTGCCAGTTATTGACCCTATCAGTGGGAACGCACTTTATATACTTACCCACAAAAGAATCCTCAAGTTCCTCCAGCTTTTT ATGTCTGACATGCCAAAGCCTGCCTTCATGAAGCAGAACCTGGATGAGCTTGGAATCGGAACGTACCACAATATTGCCTTCATTCACCCAGACACTCCCATCATCAAAGCCTTGAACATCTTCGTGGAGAGACGGATATCCGCATTGCCTGTGGTGGATGAGTCAG gaAAAGTTGTAGATATTTATTCCAAGTTTGATGTAATT AATCTTGCTGCTGAGAAAACGTACAATAACTTGGACATCACAGTGACCCAGGCCCTGCAGCACCGCTCGCAGTATTTTGAGGGTGTGGTGAAGTGCAGTAAGCTGGAAACACTGGAGACCATCGTGGACAGGATAGTGAGAGCCGAG GTCCATCGGCTGGTTGTAGTGAATGAAGCAGATAGCATTGTGGGTATTATCTCCCTGTCAGACATCCTGCAAGCCCTGATCCTCACACcagcag GTGCCaaacagaaggagacagagactgaATGA
- the Prkag2 gene encoding 5'-AMP-activated protein kinase subunit gamma-2 isoform X7 yields the protein MLQGRKTTEDSESGVYMRFMRSHKCYDIVPTSSKLVVFDTTLQVKKAFFALVANGVRAAPLWESKKQSFVGMLTITDFINILHRYYKSPMVQIYELEEHKIETWRELYLQETFKPLVNISPDASLFDAVYSLIKNKIHRLPVIDPISGNALYILTHKRILKFLQLFMSDMPKPAFMKQNLDELGIGTYHNIAFIHPDTPIIKALNIFVERRISALPVVDESGKVVDIYSKFDVINLAAEKTYNNLDITVTQALQHRSQYFEGVVKCSKLETLETIVDRIVRAEVHRLVVVNEADSIVGIISLSDILQALILTPAGAKQKETETE from the exons TCATGAGGTCACACAAGTGTTATGACATCGTTCCAACCAGTTCAAAGCTTGTTGTCTTCGACACTACGTTGCAA gtcAAAAAGGCCTTCTTTGCCTTGGTAGCCAACGGAGTCCGTGCAGCGCCGCTGTGGGAAAGTAAAAAGCAGAGCTTTGTAG GAATGCTCACGATTACAGATTTCATAAATATCCTACACAGATACTATAAATCACCCATG GTACAGATTTATGAATTGGAAGAACATAAGATTGAAACGTGGAGGG AGTTGTACTTACAAGAAACCTTCAAGCCTTTGGTGAACATCTCTCCAGATGCGAG CCTCTTCGATGCTGTATACTCGTTGatcaaaaataaaatccacaGATTGCCAGTTATTGACCCTATCAGTGGGAACGCACTTTATATACTTACCCACAAAAGAATCCTCAAGTTCCTCCAGCTTTTT ATGTCTGACATGCCAAAGCCTGCCTTCATGAAGCAGAACCTGGATGAGCTTGGAATCGGAACGTACCACAATATTGCCTTCATTCACCCAGACACTCCCATCATCAAAGCCTTGAACATCTTCGTGGAGAGACGGATATCCGCATTGCCTGTGGTGGATGAGTCAG gaAAAGTTGTAGATATTTATTCCAAGTTTGATGTAATT AATCTTGCTGCTGAGAAAACGTACAATAACTTGGACATCACAGTGACCCAGGCCCTGCAGCACCGCTCGCAGTATTTTGAGGGTGTGGTGAAGTGCAGTAAGCTGGAAACACTGGAGACCATCGTGGACAGGATAGTGAGAGCCGAG GTCCATCGGCTGGTTGTAGTGAATGAAGCAGATAGCATTGTGGGTATTATCTCCCTGTCAGACATCCTGCAAGCCCTGATCCTCACACcagcag GTGCCaaacagaaggagacagagactgaATGA
- the Prkag2 gene encoding 5'-AMP-activated protein kinase subunit gamma-2 isoform X8 produces MRFMRSHKCYDIVPTSSKLVVFDTTLQVKKAFFALVANGVRAAPLWESKKQSFVGMLTITDFINILHRYYKSPMVQIYELEEHKIETWRELYLQETFKPLVNISPDASLFDAVYSLIKNKIHRLPVIDPISGNALYILTHKRILKFLQLFMSDMPKPAFMKQNLDELGIGTYHNIAFIHPDTPIIKALNIFVERRISALPVVDESGKVVDIYSKFDVINLAAEKTYNNLDITVTQALQHRSQYFEGVVKCSKLETLETIVDRIVRAEVHRLVVVNEADSIVGIISLSDILQALILTPAGAKQKETETE; encoded by the exons TCATGAGGTCACACAAGTGTTATGACATCGTTCCAACCAGTTCAAAGCTTGTTGTCTTCGACACTACGTTGCAA gtcAAAAAGGCCTTCTTTGCCTTGGTAGCCAACGGAGTCCGTGCAGCGCCGCTGTGGGAAAGTAAAAAGCAGAGCTTTGTAG GAATGCTCACGATTACAGATTTCATAAATATCCTACACAGATACTATAAATCACCCATG GTACAGATTTATGAATTGGAAGAACATAAGATTGAAACGTGGAGGG AGTTGTACTTACAAGAAACCTTCAAGCCTTTGGTGAACATCTCTCCAGATGCGAG CCTCTTCGATGCTGTATACTCGTTGatcaaaaataaaatccacaGATTGCCAGTTATTGACCCTATCAGTGGGAACGCACTTTATATACTTACCCACAAAAGAATCCTCAAGTTCCTCCAGCTTTTT ATGTCTGACATGCCAAAGCCTGCCTTCATGAAGCAGAACCTGGATGAGCTTGGAATCGGAACGTACCACAATATTGCCTTCATTCACCCAGACACTCCCATCATCAAAGCCTTGAACATCTTCGTGGAGAGACGGATATCCGCATTGCCTGTGGTGGATGAGTCAG gaAAAGTTGTAGATATTTATTCCAAGTTTGATGTAATT AATCTTGCTGCTGAGAAAACGTACAATAACTTGGACATCACAGTGACCCAGGCCCTGCAGCACCGCTCGCAGTATTTTGAGGGTGTGGTGAAGTGCAGTAAGCTGGAAACACTGGAGACCATCGTGGACAGGATAGTGAGAGCCGAG GTCCATCGGCTGGTTGTAGTGAATGAAGCAGATAGCATTGTGGGTATTATCTCCCTGTCAGACATCCTGCAAGCCCTGATCCTCACACcagcag GTGCCaaacagaaggagacagagactgaATGA
- the Prkag2 gene encoding 5'-AMP-activated protein kinase subunit gamma-2 isoform 2 (isoform 2 is encoded by transcript variant 2) — MLEKLEFQEEAEDSESGVYMRFMRSHKCYDIVPTSSKLVVFDTTLQVKKAFFALVANGVRAAPLWESKKQSFVGMLTITDFINILHRYYKSPMVQIYELEEHKIETWRELYLQETFKPLVNISPDASLFDAVYSLIKNKIHRLPVIDPISGNALYILTHKRILKFLQLFMSDMPKPAFMKQNLDELGIGTYHNIAFIHPDTPIIKALNIFVERRISALPVVDESGKVVDIYSKFDVINLAAEKTYNNLDITVTQALQHRSQYFEGVVKCSKLETLETIVDRIVRAEVHRLVVVNEADSIVGIISLSDILQALILTPAGAKQKETETE; from the exons TCATGAGGTCACACAAGTGTTATGACATCGTTCCAACCAGTTCAAAGCTTGTTGTCTTCGACACTACGTTGCAA gtcAAAAAGGCCTTCTTTGCCTTGGTAGCCAACGGAGTCCGTGCAGCGCCGCTGTGGGAAAGTAAAAAGCAGAGCTTTGTAG GAATGCTCACGATTACAGATTTCATAAATATCCTACACAGATACTATAAATCACCCATG GTACAGATTTATGAATTGGAAGAACATAAGATTGAAACGTGGAGGG AGTTGTACTTACAAGAAACCTTCAAGCCTTTGGTGAACATCTCTCCAGATGCGAG CCTCTTCGATGCTGTATACTCGTTGatcaaaaataaaatccacaGATTGCCAGTTATTGACCCTATCAGTGGGAACGCACTTTATATACTTACCCACAAAAGAATCCTCAAGTTCCTCCAGCTTTTT ATGTCTGACATGCCAAAGCCTGCCTTCATGAAGCAGAACCTGGATGAGCTTGGAATCGGAACGTACCACAATATTGCCTTCATTCACCCAGACACTCCCATCATCAAAGCCTTGAACATCTTCGTGGAGAGACGGATATCCGCATTGCCTGTGGTGGATGAGTCAG gaAAAGTTGTAGATATTTATTCCAAGTTTGATGTAATT AATCTTGCTGCTGAGAAAACGTACAATAACTTGGACATCACAGTGACCCAGGCCCTGCAGCACCGCTCGCAGTATTTTGAGGGTGTGGTGAAGTGCAGTAAGCTGGAAACACTGGAGACCATCGTGGACAGGATAGTGAGAGCCGAG GTCCATCGGCTGGTTGTAGTGAATGAAGCAGATAGCATTGTGGGTATTATCTCCCTGTCAGACATCCTGCAAGCCCTGATCCTCACACcagcag GTGCCaaacagaaggagacagagactgaATGA